The Hordeum vulgare subsp. vulgare chromosome 4H, MorexV3_pseudomolecules_assembly, whole genome shotgun sequence genomic interval CGTGCGCAAGGGGGGCACGTTGAGGATTTGCTACACCAGTTGGTGTGTGGCCACCAATTTCCGTGGTGTGTGTTGGCAAGAGGTCAGGACGCATCATCAACCTTGCAGGTAGGGTGACAATTTTCGTCTGAAAGATAGCTTCGGGTTGttttaggtatttattttataaaacttATTGAATAATTTAATAAAGATCGGTGTGTGCATCATTCGATGCAGAGGGCGGGGGTTATCCTCCTTTTCGAAATAATGCTGCCGGTGTCAACAGAGCACTCACCGGCGACGACCAACCAAGGAAATCATCGTCTCGCCGTCGTCAAAGCCCTAAGTTGCACGTGGATAAAACACTGTTTCTAGTATGTATAGAGGTAAAGATGGAGAACGGTCTTTAGAAGGCATGCGGCGTATCACGCCCTGCTTAACAATGTCGGGCCCCTCTACCTCTAGTACTGCCCTCCATATCTGAGATGGATGGCTGACTAGTTCCGCATGCAATATAAGTATGGACGTCCAAAAACGCAAGGAGAATGGGTTGCTCATTGTGCAGTGTACTGATCGGCCCATCTTTTGGAGCGGCGTCGTTGTTTACCATGGGCTGGACCGTGTCTCCGGCCGTGCTACTCGTAGGTGGTCGTTGAAGAGAGAACGCAGCCCAGGACTGGCGTCGAGTCGGCCAGAAAGCAGAAACCGACGCTCGATTCCGTGGACAGGTGGACGCACAACCGGGCGCGCCGTCTCCAAGCTAACTAATGGCGCCCGGACGACGACGACGCAGTGGGTGTACAGCTAATCCGGCACTCGCTGCCAAACGCCTACGCGAGTCACCCTCGTGAGCCCAGTTGCTATACAGCCTCCACCCCTCCTCCCGTCCTCCTTCACTCCGCACCCGAACTCCCTCGCCGGACCTCTCCTCGCCTTGCCATGGCAGCCGCCGCACTCATAGCACGGCTCAACGCCCATATGGAATCGATGTACGCCGAGGTGAGCCCACTCCCCTTCCATCATCTAGTCGTGCGGTTGTGGAGATTCTATGTGGTTGTGGGTTTTGGCTTGGCTTTGCTGACTTGGTTTGCCTTTGCCTTGCGTGGTCGACGTCGATCCAGGGTACGGTGGACGAGGACACGTTCGAGGAGCTGCGGGAGGATGGCACCGCCGCCGAGGTCGCCCGACAGTTCATCGAGGACGCCTACGAGATCCTCCACGACATCGACACCCTCATGTCCGCCCTCTATCTCTCCCTCTGCTCTCCGTCTCTCAGTCTCTCGTACTGACTCATCTTGTCTTCGCAGGGAGGAGCCCGTAGTGGACTTCGACGAGGTGGAAGCCCTGACGCAGCAGCTCATGGAGTGTACCTCCAGGTGATGAGTTCACAATCATAAACCCTTTCTCTTCCACCCGCTTATTTTTAACTGTATATATGTTTGCTGTCTGATTCAGATCTGTTTCTAGTTGTACTCCTACTAGGCAGCAAAGGATTCtattcaaaaaaaggaaaaaaaaaacgcTTGCACTGTCGTGTAGCCGTAATTAGAAGAATCGAGTTTAGTTGCTTTTAATGTAACGGAATTACCGGTATATATCCCAGTTAATGTCAACGACTCAACGTTATGATGAGGATAAACTGTTGTTGTTTTGCGAATATATCTGGTATTAATGATACGATACTATGCGTATCGGTAACGGTGTTTCTTCTGGTTTGTCCATGACATCGATGTTGTTGCTATTCGGGTATGTCGCACATGGTGTGCACCTCATAGGGCATGACCGCACGAGTCTCGTGTCGTTTGCGGGCGGCTGCCATATAGCCATAGATAAAACATCTGAGTTGTTTTAGTCGTATCTCATGCAAGAATTGTTGGTGCCCCTGCCAATGGCAATGGTACAGCTTGGGGAGTTTTTTCGTTTTGCGGACGTTTCTTGCACTATATAGGCCCAGTTCTTTTGTCAGAATGTAGGGATTCTCCTAGAATCTGACCCCTCCCCAGCTTCTTTCAGAATCTTTGAGCCCCATTTATTTTACAATCCTATCTAGTTAGGGTCTAATTAGCTAGGATTGTAAAACAAATGGGGGTCAAAGATTCTGAGAGAAGCTGAGGAGGGGTCGGATTCTGGGAGAATCCCGAGATTCTGGCAAAAGAACTGAGCCCTAATCTGTTGTTTGGGCAATGCCATTGTTCCAGGTTGACAATGGAAAATTTGTTATTTTAGCGTGGCTGGCATTGATGATCTGCTATTCTACGTATCGCCAATGGCCAATTTTTCGGTTTCTTCAGTGGAACGATGTAGTTATCTCAGATGTGCCAGTCGCAGGGTGTGTACGTCATGTGCATATTTTGGGTGTCGTTTATCCAAAATTAGAAGACCTGAATTTAGTTGAGTTTCGTGTAGCGGAATTGTTGGTATTCATGACAATGTCATGCTCCGGCAAGAAAAACTTTGTCGTTTTGTAAAGCGTTTGCTGTGTCCATCATATAGCCATAGATAGAAGAGATGAGTTTAGTCGTATATCTCATGTACCGGAATTGTTGGTATTCCTGCCGATCGCAACGGTATAGCTTGGCGGGGAGAATTTTTGACGTTTTGCGAACATTTGTTGTACTATCGAATCTGTTGTTGGGGCAATGACATTATTCTAGGTTGAGAATGAACAAACTGTCGTTTTATAAGCATGGCTGGTATATTAATGATCTGCTATTCTACGTATCGTCAATGGCCATTTTGTCGGTTTCTTCATTGGAACGGTGTTGTTTCTGTTCAGATTTGTCAGGCGCAGGGTGTGTACATCATGTATGTTATTTGGGTGTTGTGTATCCCAAAATTAGAAGACATGAATTTAGTTGGGTTTCGAGTAGTGGAATTGTCGGTATTCATGACCCGGCAAGAAC includes:
- the LOC123450960 gene encoding histidine-containing phosphotransfer protein 2-like, which produces MAAAALIARLNAHMESMYAEGTVDEDTFEELREDGTAAEVARQFIEDAYEILHDIDTLMEEPVVDFDEVEALTQQLMECTSR